A window from Amblyomma americanum isolate KBUSLIRL-KWMA chromosome 7, ASM5285725v1, whole genome shotgun sequence encodes these proteins:
- the LOC144099090 gene encoding protein FAM8A1, protein MAEDGSSKDEKIHHNSERVPGATGDQMPSNDSSSPGSRQKASRDEYIAALNQWLWQCYHWQCFTAALPYVALQAANQNRTAYESVDINRNLPRTFIANQNLVGGQRVQRPRLGHEFKLPPLWKRFAAEVLDSFILLFVKLLVTYIAVDFFDIIDLEKYDFDLLREDALNYKLALEVTSEIVVLEVIHRILVCLYETICLHKGVDSPGGRTPGKGVFGLKVVSCASVEEIGGSRIRVYPAGDIGLGWALLRSFVKNFTMAFLFPACLTIFCFQHGRAAYDVLCNCIVVEELPPQNA, encoded by the exons ATGGCTGAGGACGGCAGTTCGAAGGATGAGAAAATTCATCACAACTCTGAACGCGTGCCCGGTGCCACAGGAGATCAAATGCCGTCGAACGATTCAAGCTCCCCAGGGAGCCGTCAAAAGGCGTCCAGGGACGAATACATCGCGGCCCTAAACCAGTGGCTGTGGCAGTGCTACCACTGGCAATGCTTCACGGCCGCGCTGCCTTACGTTGCTCTGCAAGCTGCGAACCAAAACAGAACCGCCTACGAATCCGTTGACATCAACCGAAACCTTCCGAGAACTTTCATTGCGAACCAAAACTTGGTCGGCGGACAAAGAGTGCAGCGACCCAGGCTGG GACACGAGTTCAAACTACCACCTCTGTGGAAGCGATTTGCAGCAGAAGTGCTGGACTCGTTCATCTTGCTGTTCGTTAAGCTACTGGTCACGTATATCGCCGTCGACTTTTTTGACATCAT AGATCTCGAGAAATATGATTTCGACTTACTTCGTGAGGATGCCCTCAATTATAAGCTGGCCTTGGAGGTTACATCAGAGATTGTGGTCCTGGAGGTCATCCACCGGATACTAGTCTGCCTATATGAG ACCATCTGCCTGCACAAGGGCGTGGACTCACCAGGTGGCAGGACACCAGGCAAGGGAGTCTTTGGCCTGAAGGTCGTCTCGTGCGCTAGCGTGGAAGAGATTGGTGGAAGCCGCATCCGAGTCTACCCGGCTGGAGACATTGGACTGGGCTG GGCCCTGCTGCGTTCCTTTGTCAAGAACTTCACAATGGCATTCCTCTTCCCAGCCTGCCTGACGATCTTTTGCTTCCAGCATGGCCGGGCAGCTTACGATGTTTTGTGCAACTGCATCGTTGTCGAAGAGCTGCCGCCGCAAAACGCCTAA